Proteins encoded within one genomic window of Arachis ipaensis cultivar K30076 chromosome B08, Araip1.1, whole genome shotgun sequence:
- the LOC107611536 gene encoding uncharacterized protein LOC107611536, whose protein sequence is MNTPIDNIAAWIRLPGLAIEYYCRPILEKIGNIVEKTIKVDTNTAEITREKFARLCVEVDLQQPLVSQYQINGQTHVVEYEGIHLVCFRCGRVGHDKANCKEGKQDPSPEQQIQKEGQATNAEVEEEDRNGNKNIDKGKKVIEEPADAFGPWMIVQRSTRGKKTTKPGEGTSSGGGGKEKEKERKIESERRQSRFAVLAEEEPKRNEESNPKATAGISNEPQSEKDKGMSSTSSHKKNNLDLPKPVNPTHMSTTRPKSPNTHAHKQAQIANTPEKNTVQHQQINSNNPVSQPEHQLDKNPYAMTQTCNTPNSSSVQPNDFILNNPDHPPHFQENWIVSTQPSQVLSLAIPQTALEDPAQSKPPDPPFNSLQTSELVEAMLVYENEEANKAIQQGVNPPQVEDMQCN, encoded by the coding sequence ATGAATACGCCCATAGATAATATAGCAGCTTGGATTAGACTTCCAGGTTTGGCCATAGAGTACTACTGTAGACCTATTTTGGAAAAAATAGGAAACATTGTGGAAAAAACCATCAAGGTGGACACAAATACAGCAGAAATCACAAGGGAAAAATTTGCACGGTTATGTGTGGAGGTTGACCTACAACAGCCTCTAGTCTCTCAATACCAGATTAACGGACAAACTCATGTAGTGGAATATGAGGGCATTCATTTGGTATGCTTTAGGTGTGGAAGAGTGGGACATGACAAAGCCAACTGCAAGGAAGGAAAACAAGACCCCTCACCAGAGCAACAAATCCAGAAGGAAGGTCAAGCGACAAAtgcagaggttgaagaagaggaTAGAAATGGAAATAAGAATATCGACAAGGGCAAAAAAGTGATAGAGGAACCTGCTGATGCCTTTGGCCCCTGGATGATAGTACAGAGGTCTACGCGTGGCAAAAAGACCACAAAACCAGGAGAAGGTACAAGTAGTGGAGGAGGtggaaaagaaaaggagaaggaaagaaagataGAAAGTGAGAGGCGACAGTCACGTTTTGCTGTACTAGCAGAGGAAGAACCTAAAAGGAATGAAGAAAGCAATCCTAAAGCGACGGCAGGAATCAGTAATGAACCACAATCAGAAAAAGACAAAGGTATGTCCTCAACTTCCTCTCATAAGAAGAATAATCTAGACCTTCCTAAGCCAGTTAACCCTACCCATATGTCCACAACCAGACCAAAAAGCCCAAACACACATGCCCACAAACAAGCCCAAATAGCTAATACACCAGAAAAAAACACTGTCCAACACCAACAGATTAATAGTAATAACCCTGTTTCCCAACCAGAACACCAATTAGACAAAAACCCTTATGCCATGACCCAAACCTGCAACACACCAAACTCTTCCTCTGTCCAGCCCAATGACTTTATTTTGAACAACCCTGATCATCCTCCCCATTTTCAAGAAAATTGGATTGTATCCACTCAACCAAGCCAAGTACTCTCCTTAGCTATCCCTCAGACAGCTTTGGAGGATCCAGCCCAGAGTAAACCACCTGATCCACCTTTTAACTCACTACAAACTAGTGAATTGGTGGAAGCTATGTTAGTATATGAGAATGAAGAAGCAAATAAGGCAATTCAGCAAGGAGTTAATCCACCTCAGGTGGAAGACATGCAGTGCAATTAA